A window of the Streptomyces griseochromogenes genome harbors these coding sequences:
- a CDS encoding maleylpyruvate isomerase family mycothiol-dependent enzyme — protein MGKSADTATAAVIAAERRELAELFGTLAPGQWAAPSLCAGWRVREVVAHMSMGFRYPTARVLKELVKARGSLNRMTDRLARRDAAAHPDPELAAFLRTHAHHPWKPPVGGLAAALGHDVVHGLDVTVALGLDRKVPEDRLRIVLDAIDPRAFRLFGTDLTGVRLCADDLDWSFGGGAPLYGPAQDLLLVAYGRRLPAGRLRGDEVHRFVTD, from the coding sequence ATGGGGAAATCAGCAGACACCGCCACCGCAGCCGTCATCGCCGCCGAACGCCGGGAGCTGGCCGAACTGTTCGGCACGCTGGCGCCCGGACAGTGGGCGGCGCCCAGCCTGTGCGCGGGCTGGCGGGTGCGGGAGGTCGTGGCGCACATGTCGATGGGATTCCGTTACCCGACCGCGCGGGTCCTCAAGGAACTGGTGAAGGCGCGCGGCAGCCTGAACCGCATGACCGACCGGCTCGCCCGCCGGGACGCGGCGGCCCATCCGGACCCCGAGCTCGCCGCCTTCCTGCGTACCCACGCCCACCACCCCTGGAAGCCTCCGGTCGGCGGTCTCGCGGCAGCCCTCGGCCACGACGTCGTCCACGGCCTGGACGTCACGGTCGCCCTCGGTCTGGACCGGAAGGTCCCCGAGGACCGGCTGCGGATCGTCCTCGACGCGATCGACCCGCGCGCTTTCCGCCTTTTCGGCACCGACCTCACGGGTGTGCGGCTGTGCGCCGACGACCTCGACTGGTCCTTCGGCGGCGGCGCCCCGCTGTACGGCCCCGCCCAGGACCTGCTGCTGGTCGCCTACGGTCGCAGGCTGCCCGCCGGCCGGCTGCGCGGGGACGAAGTTCACCGTTTCGTCACAGACTGA
- a CDS encoding PPOX class F420-dependent oxidoreductase codes for MDDTRLDRLGSGKYLLVTSYRKDGTPVATPVWVVRDGDTLGVWTAADSWKVKRIRRRADVLVGPCDLRGRPTGDQLPATAEIADAATTARYRTLIARKYGITGRLTLLGSRLRRGLDGTVGIRVTPKP; via the coding sequence ATGGACGACACGCGGCTGGACCGGCTCGGCTCAGGCAAGTACCTGCTGGTCACCAGCTACCGCAAGGACGGCACTCCCGTCGCCACCCCGGTGTGGGTGGTCCGGGACGGGGACACCCTCGGCGTGTGGACGGCGGCCGACAGCTGGAAGGTCAAGCGGATCCGTCGCCGCGCCGACGTCCTCGTCGGCCCCTGTGACCTGCGCGGCCGCCCCACCGGCGACCAGCTGCCGGCCACCGCCGAGATCGCCGACGCGGCCACCACCGCCCGCTACCGCACCCTCATCGCCCGCAAGTACGGCATCACCGGCCGCCTCACCCTGCTGGGCAGCCGGCTGCGGCGCGGGCTGGACGGCACGGTCGGGATCCGGGTGACGCCGAAGCCCTGA
- a CDS encoding LysR family transcriptional regulator has product MELRQLRYFVTVVEEAGFTRAAERLHLAQPGLSAQIRQLERELGQPLLDRTGRTVRPTEVGEAVLPFARAALAAVDGVRQTVEEFTGLLRGRVAVGLVPGTLTHAFDMPGILADFHAAHPRVEITLTEDTSDRMLAALRGGELDLAVIGVAQAEPPPGVGLRMLVDEPLVVAAVPEHPLPAAHEGATAVPTAALRGHRLISLPRGTGVRTVLDRLCAEAGFRPHIAFEAAAPDALARLAARGLGVAVLPRPRTAPGLRTLRIADPRARGRVALAWRTEGPMGPAARELLARLRSRMTG; this is encoded by the coding sequence ATGGAGTTGAGACAGCTGCGGTACTTCGTGACGGTCGTCGAGGAGGCCGGTTTCACCCGGGCCGCAGAACGGCTGCATCTGGCGCAGCCGGGCCTGAGCGCGCAGATACGGCAGCTGGAGCGGGAGTTGGGGCAGCCGCTGCTGGACCGTACGGGGCGTACGGTGCGGCCGACGGAGGTGGGTGAGGCCGTGCTGCCGTTCGCGCGGGCCGCACTCGCCGCCGTCGACGGGGTACGGCAGACGGTGGAGGAGTTCACGGGTCTGCTGCGCGGCCGGGTGGCCGTCGGGCTCGTCCCGGGCACGCTCACGCACGCCTTCGACATGCCCGGGATACTGGCCGACTTCCACGCGGCGCATCCGCGGGTGGAGATCACGCTCACCGAGGACACCTCGGACCGGATGCTGGCCGCGCTGCGCGGCGGGGAGCTGGACCTCGCGGTGATCGGTGTCGCGCAGGCGGAGCCGCCGCCGGGCGTGGGCCTGCGGATGCTCGTCGACGAGCCACTGGTGGTGGCGGCCGTCCCCGAGCATCCGCTGCCGGCCGCTCACGAGGGCGCGACGGCCGTCCCGACGGCCGCGCTGCGCGGACACCGCCTGATCAGCCTGCCGCGCGGGACCGGGGTGCGCACCGTGCTGGACCGGCTGTGCGCCGAGGCCGGTTTCCGGCCGCACATCGCCTTCGAGGCGGCCGCCCCGGACGCGCTGGCCCGGCTCGCGGCCCGCGGCCTCGGTGTCGCGGTGCTGCCGCGCCCCCGGACGGCACCCGGTCTGCGCACGCTGCGGATCGCCGACCCCCGCGCACGCGGCCGCGTGGCCCTGGCCTGGCGCACGGAAGGTCCCATGGGGCCGGCTGCGCGGGAGCTGCTGGCGCGCTTGCGCTCCAGGATGACGGGGTGA
- a CDS encoding TetR/AcrR family transcriptional regulator translates to MTTLWDRSRQVAAQAILDTAVRLFAEQGYEQTTIAQIAREAGISQRSLFRYFGTKEDLVCGDQEALGLLLKRTVEQQPAEVSVWDALRAGFEVVLTADHTPERVLELSRLIFDTPSLHARYIEKRLRWQAELVPVIQARLGTGSGPAVDAPAKAIVATVFACVDTASELWARSDGRLDLADLYDQCLAAVRGQG, encoded by the coding sequence ATGACGACCTTGTGGGACCGTTCACGGCAGGTCGCCGCCCAGGCGATCCTGGACACGGCGGTTCGCCTGTTCGCCGAGCAGGGCTACGAGCAGACGACGATCGCGCAGATCGCGCGGGAGGCGGGGATCTCGCAGCGTTCCCTGTTCCGCTACTTCGGCACCAAGGAGGACCTGGTCTGCGGGGACCAGGAGGCGCTGGGCCTGCTGCTGAAGCGGACCGTCGAGCAGCAGCCGGCCGAGGTGTCCGTCTGGGATGCCCTGCGCGCCGGATTCGAGGTCGTCCTGACCGCCGACCACACTCCGGAGCGGGTGCTGGAGCTGTCCCGCCTCATCTTCGACACCCCGTCGCTGCACGCCCGCTACATCGAGAAGCGGCTGCGCTGGCAGGCCGAACTCGTCCCGGTCATCCAGGCGCGGCTGGGCACCGGCTCCGGCCCGGCCGTGGACGCGCCTGCCAAAGCGATCGTCGCGACGGTCTTCGCCTGTGTCGACACGGCGAGCGAGCTCTGGGCCAGAAGCGACGGACGACTCGACCTGGCCGACCTCTACGACCAGTGCCTCGCGGCGGTGCGGGGCCAGGGCTGA
- a CDS encoding TetR family transcriptional regulator, whose protein sequence is MSSSSAAPAAKPPMRDALVAAAFQLFLERGYEQTTVDDIVALAGVGRRSFFRYFPSKEDVVFPDHERCLADMTEFLAGGGEEDEPVRRVCDAARLVLRMYAENPAFSVQRYRLTKKVPGLRAYELSVVWRYERALAAYLRGRFAGQPDGTLRADVIAAAVVAAHNNALRSWLRSDGKGDAGVAVDHALGHVQAAFGRSVHPRPAAPLLGPDLFASGGERSERPDDVVVLVTRRDAPLWRVVQEFESALGRA, encoded by the coding sequence ATGAGCTCCAGCAGCGCGGCGCCGGCCGCGAAGCCGCCCATGCGGGACGCCCTGGTCGCGGCGGCCTTCCAGCTCTTCCTGGAACGCGGTTACGAACAGACCACCGTGGACGACATCGTGGCGCTGGCCGGAGTCGGCCGGCGCTCCTTCTTCCGCTACTTCCCCTCGAAGGAGGACGTGGTCTTCCCCGACCACGAGCGGTGCCTGGCCGACATGACCGAGTTCCTGGCCGGGGGCGGCGAGGAGGACGAGCCGGTACGGCGGGTGTGCGACGCGGCCCGGCTGGTATTGCGGATGTACGCGGAGAACCCGGCTTTCTCCGTGCAGCGCTACCGCCTCACCAAGAAGGTGCCGGGGCTGCGCGCCTACGAACTGTCGGTGGTGTGGCGCTACGAACGGGCGCTGGCCGCGTATCTGCGGGGGCGGTTCGCGGGACAGCCCGACGGGACGCTGCGGGCCGATGTGATCGCGGCCGCGGTCGTCGCCGCGCACAACAACGCGCTGCGCTCCTGGCTGCGCTCAGACGGCAAGGGCGACGCGGGCGTGGCGGTGGACCACGCCCTGGGACACGTACAGGCCGCGTTCGGCCGCTCCGTGCACCCCCGCCCCGCCGCTCCCCTGCTCGGCCCCGACCTCTTCGCGTCCGGCGGCGAGCGGTCCGAGCGCCCCGACGACGTGGTCGTCCTCGTCACACGCCGCGACGCCCCGCTGTGGCGGGTGGTGCAGGAGTTCGAGTCCGCGCTCGGCCGCGCCTGA
- a CDS encoding pyridoxal phosphate-dependent decarboxylase family protein: MHRTLADDLSRLPELLQSARDVAARELADLAERPVAAPGPAPGRAPLPDEGAGGTGALARFAERWAPGFSGSAGPRYLGFVTGGATPASVAGDWLTSAFDQNLSGAGGSWAAELERETVAWLRELFGLGEAHSGAFVTGATASNTVGLAIAREWLGERLGVDVSRAGAAALGPVDVLSGSPHSSVAKALSVLGIGRDRLRRVPLLPGNREAVDVTALETALAELGGRPAIVVANAGTVNTVDFDDLRAIAALKERYDFWLHVDAAFGGFAALCPEYAALVDGLDAADSVCVDLHKWLNVPYDAAVQFTRRRDLQVAVFHNASPYLGPPTGEPDFLHLTPENSRRLRALPAWFSLVAYGRAGHREIVERNVALARRLGEGIDAVPGLRLLAPVRLNVVCFTLAQDPSPERVDALERAVADSGETYVTPTVYGGVPALRAAFSNWRTTETDTRRVLEVLAAASA; the protein is encoded by the coding sequence ATGCACCGCACACTCGCCGACGATCTCTCCCGGCTTCCCGAACTCCTGCAGTCCGCCCGTGATGTCGCCGCCCGTGAGCTGGCGGACCTGGCCGAACGGCCGGTCGCCGCACCCGGGCCGGCGCCGGGGCGCGCCCCCCTCCCGGACGAGGGAGCGGGCGGCACGGGCGCCCTCGCACGGTTCGCCGAGCGGTGGGCGCCGGGCTTCTCCGGCTCGGCCGGGCCCCGCTACCTCGGTTTCGTCACCGGCGGCGCGACCCCCGCGTCGGTCGCCGGGGACTGGCTGACGTCCGCGTTCGACCAGAACCTCTCGGGGGCGGGCGGCTCCTGGGCGGCGGAGCTGGAGCGGGAGACCGTCGCGTGGCTGCGCGAGCTGTTCGGTCTGGGCGAGGCGCACAGCGGCGCGTTCGTGACCGGGGCGACCGCGTCCAACACGGTCGGCCTCGCGATCGCCCGTGAGTGGCTCGGCGAGCGGCTCGGGGTGGACGTCTCCCGCGCAGGCGCCGCCGCGCTCGGCCCGGTCGACGTGCTCTCCGGCAGCCCGCACTCCAGCGTGGCCAAAGCCCTGTCCGTACTGGGCATCGGCCGGGACCGGCTGCGGCGGGTGCCGCTGCTGCCGGGCAACCGGGAGGCCGTGGACGTGACCGCGCTGGAGACGGCGCTGGCGGAGCTCGGCGGACGGCCCGCGATCGTCGTCGCGAACGCGGGCACGGTGAACACCGTCGACTTCGACGATCTGCGGGCGATCGCCGCCCTGAAGGAGCGGTACGACTTCTGGCTGCATGTGGACGCCGCGTTCGGCGGCTTCGCCGCCCTCTGTCCCGAGTACGCGGCGCTGGTCGACGGACTCGACGCGGCCGACTCGGTCTGCGTGGACCTGCACAAGTGGCTCAACGTGCCCTACGACGCGGCGGTCCAGTTCACCCGCCGCCGTGACCTGCAGGTGGCGGTGTTCCACAACGCCTCGCCGTACCTGGGCCCGCCCACCGGCGAGCCCGACTTCCTGCATCTCACCCCGGAGAACTCCCGGCGGCTGCGCGCCCTGCCCGCCTGGTTCTCGCTGGTGGCCTACGGCCGGGCCGGGCACCGCGAGATCGTCGAGCGGAACGTGGCCCTCGCGCGCCGCCTGGGCGAAGGCATCGACGCCGTGCCGGGACTGCGCCTGCTGGCCCCCGTCCGGCTGAACGTCGTCTGCTTCACGCTCGCCCAGGATCCCTCGCCCGAGCGGGTGGACGCGCTGGAGAGGGCGGTCGCCGACTCCGGGGAGACATATGTGACGCCGACGGTGTACGGCGGGGTGCCCGCGCTGCGGGCCGCGTTCAGCAACTGGCGTACGACCGAGACCGATACCCGGCGGGTCCTGGAGGTGCTGGCGGCGGCCTCGGCCTGA
- a CDS encoding SAM-dependent methyltransferase, whose protein sequence is MTENPAATNDVAVSLRARINTSQPHTARIWNYWLGGKDNYEVDRAAGDQIRELHPGIGEYARADRLFLGRAVRHLVGEVGIRQFLDIGTGLPTADNTHEVAQSIAPDARIVYVDNDPLVLAHARALLTSTPEGRTDYLDEDLRNVDAILEHAAETLDFSEPVALMLLGVVIFIGDDEDPYGLVRQLTDRLPSGSHLVLSHTITSPSMPDVDEAVKFWNEHGTPRLTQRTPEDVTRLFDGLELLEPGVVSCSRWRPENTDGTEPEEVAMFGGVARKA, encoded by the coding sequence GTGACCGAGAACCCCGCAGCCACCAATGACGTGGCCGTGTCGCTGCGCGCTCGCATCAACACCAGCCAGCCGCACACGGCCCGGATCTGGAACTACTGGCTCGGCGGCAAGGACAACTACGAGGTCGACCGCGCGGCCGGCGACCAGATCCGCGAGCTGCACCCGGGCATCGGGGAGTACGCGCGCGCGGACCGGCTGTTCCTGGGCCGCGCGGTGCGCCATCTGGTCGGCGAGGTCGGCATCCGGCAGTTCCTGGACATCGGCACCGGGCTGCCCACCGCCGACAACACCCACGAGGTCGCCCAGAGCATCGCTCCGGACGCCCGGATCGTGTACGTCGACAACGACCCGCTCGTCCTCGCGCATGCGCGCGCCCTGCTCACCAGCACGCCCGAGGGCCGTACCGACTACCTGGACGAGGACCTGCGCAACGTCGACGCGATCCTCGAACACGCGGCGGAAACACTGGACTTCAGCGAGCCGGTGGCGCTGATGCTGCTCGGCGTGGTCATTTTCATCGGCGACGACGAGGACCCGTACGGCCTGGTGCGGCAGTTGACGGACCGGCTGCCGTCGGGCAGCCACCTGGTGCTGTCGCACACCATCACCAGCCCGTCGATGCCGGACGTGGACGAGGCGGTCAAGTTCTGGAACGAGCACGGCACTCCGAGGCTGACCCAGCGCACGCCCGAGGACGTGACCCGGCTCTTCGACGGCCTGGAGCTGCTGGAGCCGGGCGTGGTGTCCTGCTCACGCTGGCGCCCGGAGAACACCGACGGGACCGAGCCGGAGGAGGTCGCGATGTTCGGCGGGGTGGCGCGCAAGGCGTGA
- a CDS encoding MalY/PatB family protein, producing the protein MTSIPHGTPGEPDPLRALGLERLRRRTSMKWRTYPEDVLPLWVAEMDVPLAEPVVRAVTDALALGDTGYPAGTAYAEALAGFAAKRWNWDGIAVEHTAIVPDVMLGVVEMLKLVTGPGDPVIVNSPVYPPFYQFVTHMDRRVVEAPLGTGVRIDLDRLADAFREATAGGGRAAYLLCSPHNPTGTVHTAAELAAVADLAERYGVRVVADEIHAPLVAPGVTFVPYLSVPGAERGLSLMSASKGWNLAGLKAALALAGPGAGADLAQMPEEVSHGPSHLGVIAHTAALNDGTAWLEALLAGIDANRRLLTDLLAEHLPAIRPCPGEATYLAWLDCRALGLGDDPAAVFLDRGRVALSSGPDFGTGGAGHVRLNLATSPDILTEAVRRMAAALI; encoded by the coding sequence ATGACCAGCATCCCGCACGGCACACCCGGCGAACCCGATCCGCTGCGCGCCCTCGGCCTGGAGCGGCTGCGACGTCGTACGAGCATGAAATGGCGCACCTACCCCGAGGACGTGCTGCCGCTGTGGGTGGCCGAGATGGACGTGCCGCTCGCCGAGCCTGTCGTCCGCGCCGTCACCGACGCGCTCGCCCTCGGCGACACCGGCTACCCCGCGGGCACCGCCTACGCCGAGGCCCTGGCGGGATTCGCCGCCAAGCGGTGGAACTGGGACGGGATCGCCGTGGAGCACACCGCGATCGTCCCGGACGTGATGCTCGGTGTGGTCGAGATGCTCAAACTGGTCACCGGCCCCGGTGATCCGGTGATCGTCAATTCGCCGGTGTACCCGCCGTTCTACCAGTTCGTCACCCACATGGACCGCCGCGTGGTGGAGGCCCCGCTGGGCACCGGCGTGCGCATCGACCTCGATCGGCTGGCGGACGCGTTCCGGGAGGCGACGGCCGGCGGCGGCCGGGCCGCCTACCTGCTGTGCAGCCCGCACAACCCCACCGGCACCGTGCACACCGCCGCCGAACTGGCCGCCGTCGCGGACCTCGCCGAACGGTACGGCGTCCGGGTCGTCGCGGACGAGATCCACGCCCCGCTGGTGGCCCCCGGAGTCACCTTCGTGCCGTACCTGAGCGTGCCCGGCGCCGAGCGCGGCCTGTCGCTGATGTCCGCGTCCAAGGGCTGGAACCTGGCCGGGCTCAAGGCCGCGCTCGCCCTCGCCGGCCCCGGAGCCGGAGCCGACCTCGCCCAGATGCCCGAGGAGGTGAGCCACGGCCCCAGCCACCTCGGCGTCATCGCCCACACGGCCGCCCTGAACGACGGCACCGCCTGGCTGGAGGCCCTGCTGGCCGGCATCGACGCCAACCGCCGCCTGCTCACCGACCTGCTCGCCGAGCACCTGCCCGCCATCCGCCCCTGCCCCGGCGAGGCCACCTACCTGGCCTGGCTCGACTGCCGCGCCCTGGGCCTCGGCGACGACCCCGCGGCGGTGTTCCTGGACCGAGGCCGGGTCGCCCTCAGCTCCGGCCCGGACTTCGGCACCGGCGGCGCCGGGCACGTACGCCTCAACCTCGCGACCTCCCCGGACATCCTCACCGAGGCGGTGCGGCGCATGGCGGCGGCCCTGATCTGA
- a CDS encoding L,D-transpeptidase family protein, with protein MGDMTRRGVVALGVTGLVAPLTLAFTAAPAQAASCTSQAGPYQKQVEKFLGRPVDGRQSSADCRAIQAFQNKHGITPAVGYAGPVTWGVMDLMNKQKAVGNNPNKDGKCPVDKGRIACVNLSLQLSWIQDGKRLAYGPVPVRTGRKGYVTRTGLKKIYWRDIDHVSDIYDVPMPYSQFFDGGQAFHSVNLSMWNPPGSHGCVNMTTRDAKKYWSLLRTGDDVFVYGRKPGT; from the coding sequence ATGGGGGACATGACTAGACGAGGTGTCGTCGCGCTCGGTGTCACCGGGCTGGTGGCGCCGCTCACACTCGCCTTCACCGCGGCACCGGCCCAGGCCGCGAGCTGCACCTCACAGGCGGGGCCGTATCAGAAGCAGGTGGAGAAGTTCCTCGGCCGCCCGGTCGACGGAAGGCAGTCCTCCGCCGACTGCCGGGCCATCCAGGCCTTCCAGAACAAGCACGGCATCACGCCCGCCGTCGGCTACGCCGGTCCCGTCACCTGGGGCGTGATGGACCTGATGAACAAGCAGAAGGCCGTCGGGAACAATCCCAACAAGGACGGCAAGTGCCCGGTCGACAAGGGCCGTATCGCCTGCGTGAACCTCTCGCTCCAGCTGAGCTGGATCCAGGACGGCAAGAGGCTCGCCTACGGGCCCGTACCCGTGCGCACCGGCCGTAAGGGCTATGTGACCCGCACCGGTCTGAAGAAGATCTACTGGCGGGACATCGACCACGTCTCGGACATCTACGACGTGCCGATGCCCTACAGCCAGTTCTTCGACGGCGGCCAGGCCTTCCACTCGGTGAACCTCAGCATGTGGAACCCGCCGGGCTCCCACGGCTGCGTCAACATGACCACGCGGGACGCCAAGAAGTACTGGTCGCTGCTGAGGACGGGCGACGACGTCTTCGTGTACGGCCGCAAGCCGGGCACCTGA
- a CDS encoding S1 family peptidase: MRHARRRVVRRVTRLAAVGGLLLGGAMVTQAAMASEPPAASAKPLSTAEAAGDSGAALVAKLGTARTAGSWTGRDGRPVVAVTDSGAAEAVRRAGAEAKVVSHSMNELKSATATLRSAPRVAGTAWAVDYRTNRVVVEADSTVSAGDWSRMTQVATGIGGFVHMERTKGTFTTRLNGAQPILSTGGRCSAGYNVTNGQSDFILTAGHCGPSGSIWFADNQGDQQLGKTVSSTFPGNDFSLVQYNSGKAGEGAGVVAIGGGKGVRITGVADAKVGQRVFRSGSTSGLHDGQVTGLNATVNYPEGTVTGLIQTNVCAEPGDSGGPLFSDGIALGVTSGGSGDCTTGGTTFFQPLTKALAALNVRLLVSAQNAGGAQNPSSAPSAAPAQGAAPSAATPGSSAPVTGTAQGQTLLARLTDTRNVGPGLLVIAGSLIALVATRYIRAEQDRRAYQRYYSATWG, from the coding sequence ATGAGGCACGCACGACGACGCGTCGTGAGGCGAGTGACACGGCTGGCGGCGGTCGGCGGACTCCTTCTGGGAGGCGCGATGGTCACGCAGGCGGCCATGGCGAGCGAGCCTCCCGCGGCGTCCGCCAAGCCGCTCAGTACGGCCGAAGCCGCCGGTGACAGCGGCGCGGCACTGGTGGCGAAGCTCGGCACGGCACGGACGGCGGGCAGCTGGACCGGCCGCGACGGGCGGCCGGTCGTGGCGGTGACCGACTCGGGGGCGGCCGAGGCCGTGCGCCGGGCGGGGGCCGAGGCGAAGGTCGTGTCGCACAGCATGAACGAGCTCAAGTCGGCCACCGCCACACTGCGTTCGGCCCCTCGCGTGGCGGGCACCGCGTGGGCGGTGGACTACCGGACCAACCGGGTCGTGGTGGAGGCCGACTCCACGGTGTCGGCGGGCGACTGGTCCCGGATGACCCAAGTCGCCACGGGGATCGGCGGCTTCGTGCACATGGAGCGCACGAAGGGCACCTTCACCACACGGCTGAACGGGGCGCAGCCGATCCTGTCGACGGGCGGCCGCTGCTCGGCGGGCTACAACGTCACCAACGGGCAGAGCGACTTCATCCTCACCGCAGGCCACTGCGGGCCCTCGGGCTCCATCTGGTTCGCCGACAACCAGGGCGACCAGCAGTTGGGCAAGACGGTCAGCAGCACCTTCCCCGGCAACGACTTCTCGCTCGTCCAGTACAACTCGGGCAAGGCCGGCGAGGGTGCCGGCGTCGTCGCGATCGGCGGCGGCAAGGGCGTGCGGATCACTGGCGTGGCCGATGCGAAGGTGGGCCAGCGGGTGTTCCGCAGCGGCAGCACCAGCGGACTGCACGACGGTCAGGTCACCGGGCTGAACGCGACCGTGAACTATCCCGAGGGCACGGTCACCGGACTGATCCAGACCAACGTGTGCGCCGAACCGGGCGACAGCGGCGGCCCGCTGTTCTCCGATGGCATCGCGCTGGGCGTCACCTCGGGCGGCAGCGGCGACTGCACCACGGGCGGAACGACCTTCTTCCAGCCGCTGACGAAAGCCCTGGCGGCGCTGAACGTCCGGCTGCTCGTGTCGGCACAGAACGCCGGCGGCGCCCAGAACCCGTCGTCCGCGCCGTCCGCCGCGCCCGCGCAGGGCGCCGCGCCGAGCGCGGCCACGCCCGGTTCCTCGGCACCCGTGACGGGCACCGCACAGGGCCAGACACTGCTGGCACGGCTGACGGACACCCGGAACGTCGGTCCCGGGCTGCTGGTCATCGCGGGCAGTCTGATCGCGCTCGTCGCGACCCGGTACATCAGGGCCGAGCAGGACCGCAGGGCGTACCAGCGGTACTACTCGGCGACGTGGGGCTGA
- a CDS encoding Zn-ribbon domain-containing OB-fold protein → MYHHSASASHPAAGSAAGVLDPASADSRDAILFQRCTWCGTATYHRLLCPVCQGSELRTERSEGVGTVRHSTVVHRNTPAARNVSLIEMSEGFVVRGRVMGPPIGIHSGDRVRLSTATDPVRSEPVFQLVDEPYRAWT, encoded by the coding sequence GTGTACCACCACTCAGCGAGCGCCTCGCATCCGGCGGCCGGCTCCGCGGCGGGTGTTCTCGATCCCGCTTCCGCGGACTCCAGGGACGCCATCCTCTTCCAGCGCTGCACCTGGTGCGGCACCGCGACGTACCACCGGCTGCTGTGTCCGGTGTGCCAGGGGAGCGAGCTGCGCACGGAGCGCAGCGAGGGCGTCGGCACGGTCCGCCACTCCACCGTGGTGCACCGCAACACACCCGCGGCGCGCAATGTGTCGCTGATCGAGATGTCCGAGGGGTTCGTCGTTCGGGGCAGGGTCATGGGGCCGCCCATCGGCATCCACAGCGGAGACCGGGTCCGGCTGTCCACGGCCACGGACCCGGTACGGAGCGAGCCGGTCTTCCAGCTGGTGGACGAGCCGTACCGAGCCTGGACCTGA
- a CDS encoding SDR family NAD(P)-dependent oxidoreductase, translating to MPAVDYHGQTTLITGASAGLGAEFARQLAARGSDLVLVARREERLVELAAELRAHHGIQVHVVAMDLAGGNPGQALAARVDLLGLHITSVINNAGFGTFGPFHQADPARLRQEIAVDVTAVADISRAFIERLRTAGRGVLVNVASMAAYQANPRMALYGATKAFVLSLTEALWEESRGTGLRVLALSPGATRTEFFDVVGTTRAAGGTRLASPVDVVRTALAALDRRNPPPSVIAGRMNRVMTTLARRLATRRQVIRTVGRLTAERA from the coding sequence ATGCCAGCCGTCGACTATCACGGACAGACCACACTGATCACCGGCGCCAGCGCGGGCCTCGGCGCCGAGTTCGCCCGTCAACTCGCCGCCCGCGGCTCCGACCTGGTGCTGGTCGCCCGGCGCGAGGAACGACTGGTGGAGTTGGCCGCCGAGTTGCGCGCACACCACGGGATCCAGGTCCACGTGGTGGCGATGGACCTGGCCGGGGGCAACCCCGGGCAGGCGTTGGCGGCGCGGGTGGACCTGCTCGGCCTGCACATCACGAGCGTGATCAACAACGCCGGGTTCGGCACCTTCGGCCCGTTCCACCAGGCGGATCCGGCACGGCTGCGCCAGGAGATCGCCGTGGACGTGACCGCGGTGGCCGACATCAGCCGCGCGTTCATCGAGCGGCTGCGTACGGCGGGGCGCGGGGTACTGGTCAACGTGGCGAGCATGGCCGCCTACCAGGCCAACCCGCGCATGGCGCTCTACGGGGCGACCAAGGCGTTCGTACTGAGCCTGACCGAGGCGCTGTGGGAGGAGTCGCGCGGCACCGGGCTGCGGGTGCTGGCTCTGTCCCCCGGCGCCACCCGGACCGAGTTCTTCGACGTCGTGGGCACCACGCGGGCCGCCGGAGGGACGAGGCTCGCCTCGCCCGTCGATGTCGTCCGCACCGCGCTGGCCGCCCTGGACCGCAGGAACCCGCCGCCCAGCGTCATCGCGGGACGCATGAACCGGGTGATGACCACGCTCGCCCGCCGCCTGGCCACCCGGCGGCAGGTCATCCGGACCGTCGGCAGGCTCACCGCCGAGAGGGCATGA